Genomic window (Kwoniella botswanensis chromosome 1, complete sequence):
GGGGATGTGTTTGCGATCAAAAAGTTCAAACCTGATAAAGAGGGGGATGTTTTGACGTATGCGGGTATAAGTCAATCTGGTGCGAGAGAAATTATGGTGAGTAATTTCTCAGCATAGTCAATCAACCATTGTTCATTATTTAAGCTAATTGCAGTGTTTGTGCAGTTAAATAGAGAGCTCAATCATCGTAATCTGACCGCGCTGAGGGAAGTCATATTAGAAGATAAAGCTATTTATATGGTATTCGAATATGCTGAGCATGATTTCCTGGTGAGTAAATAACCTGTCTTCCTATATATAACCTTCCCCTTGTCCTTTTGGTTTAGTCCACAAAACAAAATGGCTGATTTGACTTACTTGATAGCAaataatccatcatcattcccaaaCTACCCGAAcacccatcccatccccaACCCTCCGTCGCTTACTACACCAACTCCTATGCGGCGTCCATTTCCTCCACTCGAACTTCGTATTACATCGTGATCTGAAACCTGCCAACATCTTAGTAAACTCTGCTGGCGTAGTGAAGATTGGTGATCTAGGTTTGGCGAGATTATGGCATAAGCCCTTAGCTCAAGGCGGTCTGTTTGGGGGTGATAAGGTTGTGGTGACGATTTGGTATAGAGCGCCAGAGTTGATTCTGGGTGCTAAGCATTATACGGCTGCTGTTGGTGAGTAATCTCGTCCTCACAACAGACAAGGCTCAGCTATTGTCCTGTTCATCCATATCTGCCCTCTATCTTTGATGAAGACTCATTCACCCAAAGGCCTTGCCAAGCTGACGTACAGTTCATAGATCTATGGGCAATTGGATGTATCTACGCGGAATTACTTGCCCTTCGACCGATATTCAAAGGTGACGAAGCTAAAATGGACGGTAAGAAGCAATTACCATTCCAGAGAGATCAGATGGGGAAGATATGCGAGGTACTGGGTCCAGTCAAAGGTCAGTCCAGATATCTCTCATCGCACTCGCCTTACCCATTCTTCGCGAACTCTGATGGGATGTAGCTGACACCAATCTGGGATACTATAGCCGACCAATGGCCAGGGATTGTGCATATGCCAGAATACAAAACGTATCTATCATCTGGGCCGTAAGTGACTAAGCTCTGTTACCTCGTTACCATCCTGTGTCTGTTCCTGATATCTGACTGGTGTTTCTCTCCAGGTAT
Coding sequences:
- a CDS encoding serine/threonine-protein kinase SSN3, which codes for MAAAMASGSAMLDPMHYYRAKRDRERRTVLKTYKILGFISSGTYGRVYKAVLLPSPSSSSNTKSSSTNKSTLPSSARAALSITKDKLPSPTTSTSSNSNTPILDPLNNPELCMRPGDLPAKEGDVFAIKKFKPDKEGDVLTYAGISQSGAREIMLNRELNHRNLTALREVILEDKAIYMVFEYAEHDFLQIIHHHSQTTRTPIPSPTLRRLLHQLLCGVHFLHSNFVLHRDLKPANILVNSAGVVKIGDLGLARLWHKPLAQGGLFGGDKVVVTIWYRAPELILGAKHYTAAVDLWAIGCIYAELLALRPIFKGDEAKMDGKKQLPFQRDQMGKICEVLGPVKADQWPGIVHMPEYKTYLSSGPYPNPNPLPTWYQHRSSSSQGYDLLTRLFEWDPARRLTAREALAHPWFQEEGGVAAKSVFEGSTITYPTRRVTHEDNGDAKMGSLPPSMAQPRLPSSSNFRSASANLTAQQPARKKTRM